The Schaalia dentiphila ATCC 17982 sequence TCCTCGACGGCGAGCTTTCGGCCGCCGACGCGGGCGCGCCGATCCTGGTGATCTCCCAGTTCACGCTGTACGGGGACACTCGCAAGGGGCGGCGCCCCTCGTGGGCACACGCCGCCCCCGGCGAGGAGGCTGAGTCCCTCGTCGACGCGGTGGTCGCCGACCTGCGAGGCCGGGGCCTGCACGTCGAAACCGGCCAGTTCGGGGCGATGATGGAGGTCTCGCTGGTCAACGACGGGCCGTTCACGGTCCTCGTCGAGGCCTAGCACCGTGTCCTAGGCCCCTGACAATCTCGCACGCATTTTCTGCGACAACTTTTCAAGCAACGAAACCGCATCGTTGAAATTGCAACGTTTCTGGACGGAATTGAACGTTTTGGACCATCGAATTGGGCGCGATTTGTGCAGCGGGGAGCACACATTGAGGGCCGCCCATGCGCCCAGGGCGAAAGCGCGCGCACGGCGCGGGAGCTTTTCGTAGGCTGTAACCAGTCAACTGGGACGGGCGTACGCCGAGCTCGGCGAAATGCCCGTCCTGTGAAATGAGGAGAGGCATGTTCGAACGCTTTACCGACCGCGCTCGCCGGGTCGTCGTGCTCGCGCAGGACGAGGCCCGCGGTCTCAAGCACAACTACATCGGCACGGAGCACCTGCTGCTCGGGCTGATCTCCGAGGGTGAGGGCGTCGCAGCCAAGGCACTGGAGACGATGGAGATCAAGGGCGAGGCCGTCCGTGCCTCGGTCATTGAGATCATCGGCGAGGGTGAGAAGCCGGTCGAGGGCCACATCCCCTTCACCCCGCGCGCCAAGCGCGTCTTCGAGCTGAGCCTGCGCGAGGCCCTGCAGCTGGGCCACAACTACATCGGCACGGAGCACCTGCTGCTTGGCCTCCTCAAGGAGGGCGAGGGCGTGGCCGCCCAGGTCCTGACCAAGCAGGGTGCGGACCTGGCGCAGGTGCGTCAGACCGTCATCCAGATGCTCAGTGGCTACCAGCGCGGCGACGACGAGGGCCGCGAGTCTGTCGGCGCGGGCGTGGGTGGCTCGGGTGGTCCCGAGCGCTCCAACTCCGCGATCCTCGAGCAGTTCGGCCGCAATCTGACGCAGGCCGCGCGCGAGAACAAGCTGGACCCCGTCATCGGCCGCCGAGTCGAGATGGAGCGCGTCATGCAGGTCCTCTCGCGCCGCACGAAGAACAACCCGGTCCTGATCGGTGAGCCCGGCGTCGGTAAGACCGCGGTCGTCGAGGGCCTCGCCCAGGCGATCGTGCACGGCGACGTGCCCGAGACGATCAAGGACAAGCAGATCTACAGCCTCGACATGGGGTCGCTGGTGGCGGGCTCGCGCTACCGTGGCGACTTCGAGGAGCGCCTGAAGAAGGTCCTCAAGGAGATCCGCACGCGCGGCGACATCATCCTGTTCATCGACGAGATCCACACCCTCGTGGGTGCTGGTGCCGCTGAGGGATCCATCGACGCCGCCCAGATGCTCAAGCCCATGCTGGCCCGCGGCGAGCTCCAGACGATCGGTGCGACCACGAACGACGAGTACCGCAAGTACATCGAGAAAGATGCTGCCCTTGAGCGTCGCTTCCAGCCGGTCAAGGTCGAGGAGCCCAGCGTCGATGAGACGGTCGAGATCCTGAAGGGTCTGCGCGACCGCTACGAGGCTCACCACCGGGTTATCATCACGGACGCCGCGATCCAGGCGGCCGCCGAGCTGGCGGATCGCTATATCTCAGATCGCTTCCTCCCGGATAAGGCTATCGACCTGGTCGACGAGGCCGGTGCGCGACTGCGCATTCGTCGTATGACTGCCCCGCCAGAGCTGCGCGAGATCGATGAGAAGATCGCCGAGGTGCGCCGCAACAAGGAGGCGGCTATCGATGATCAGGACTTCGAGAAGGCCGCGTCGCTGCGCGACGAGGAGTCGAAGCTGAACGAGGAGCGCAAGGCGAAGGAAGAGGCCTGGAAGGGCGGCGAATCCGACGAGATCGCCGAGGTCGGGGATCAGGAGATCGCCGAGGTCCTGGCCATGTCGACCGGTATCCCGGTCGTGCGTCTCACCCAGACCGAAACCGCGAAGCTACTCAAGATGGAAGACGAGCTGCACAAGCGCGTTATCGGCCAGGATGAGGCCGTCAAGGCGCTTGCCCAGTCGATCCGGCGTACGCGCTCGGGTCTGAAGGATCCGAACCGTCCCGGCGGCTCGTTTATCTTCGCCGGCCCGACCGGCGTTGGTAAGACTGAGCTGGCCAAGGCCCTCGCCGAGTTCCTTTTCGGCGACGAGGACGCCCTGATCCAGCTGGATATGTCGGAGTTCTCCGAGAAGCATACGGCCTCGCGCCTCTTCGGTGCTCCTCCGGGCTACGTTGGCTATGACGAGGGGGGCCAGCTCACGGAGAAGGTTCGTCGTAAGCCGTTCTCGGTTGTCCTCTTCGACGAGGTCGAGAAGGCTCACCCGGACATCTTCAACTCGCTGCTTCAGATCCTGGAAGAGGGCCGCCTGACAGACTCGCAGGGTCGCAAGGTGGACTTCAAGAACACTGTCATCATCATGACGACGAACCTGGGTACCCGAGACATCAACAAGGGTGTCCTCACGGGCTTCCAGACCGCGGACAATTCGACGCACGACTACGGTCGTATGAAGTCGAAGGTTGCGGAGGAGCTCAAGCAGCATTTCCGTCCCGAGTTCCTCAACCGTGTTGATGATACGATCGTGTTCCCGCCGCTGACCAAGCCGGAGATCTCTCGCATCGTGGATCTGATGATCGCCAAGCTGGCCAAGCGCATGGAGGCTCAGGATATGCGCCTGCAGTTGACCGACGAGGCGCGCGAGCTGCTTGCTGACGTGGGCTTCGACCCGGTCCTGGGTGCGCGTCCGCTGCGCCGCGCGATTCAGCGCGAGATCGAGGATGCACTGTCCGAGCGCATCCTCTTCGGAGAATTGCAACCTGGTCAGGTTGTCACCGTTGGTGTCACCGGAGAAGGAAAGGATCGCGCGTTCACCTTCAACGGGGAGTGATTTACTCGCCAATTATTTGAAGCTGACAAAGTGCCTTTTCTAGAGGGCGGCCCTTCGTTCTGCGGCGAGCCGCCCTCTAGTTGTTAAGTAATCCCGCCTCTGATAGATTCTGATTAACTATTAGGCTGGGTTGAAGTTGTGCCACACTATTGTGCGGGCACTACTCAGCAATCGGGAGAGGGTCAATGCGCGCGCACAAGCGACGAAACGTAACCGGTGTGAGGCGACGTCTGCCGGCGTTTGTTCTCATGCTCGTCGTTGCTGCGCTGTGTATCGCAGGCGTCATTTACAAGGGCGCCGAAGTGACTCAGGTCAACGTCAATGATGGCGGTATCTGGGTGACTAACAAGTCCAAGCAGTTGGTCGGCCACCTCGACTACGAAGCCCGCATTCTTGACGGTGCCCTGCGCACCGAGGCTACCAACTTTGA is a genomic window containing:
- the dtd gene encoding D-aminoacyl-tRNA deacylase; translated protein: MRAVIQRATSGEVRVDGTVVGRLAFDSLDESGARRETAASGVGGQDPAVPAGESGCEKRQGLVVLLGVQRGDGAEQVATVARKIAELRILDGELSAADAGAPILVISQFTLYGDTRKGRRPSWAHAAPGEEAESLVDAVVADLRGRGLHVETGQFGAMMEVSLVNDGPFTVLVEA
- a CDS encoding ATP-dependent Clp protease ATP-binding subunit, with amino-acid sequence MFERFTDRARRVVVLAQDEARGLKHNYIGTEHLLLGLISEGEGVAAKALETMEIKGEAVRASVIEIIGEGEKPVEGHIPFTPRAKRVFELSLREALQLGHNYIGTEHLLLGLLKEGEGVAAQVLTKQGADLAQVRQTVIQMLSGYQRGDDEGRESVGAGVGGSGGPERSNSAILEQFGRNLTQAARENKLDPVIGRRVEMERVMQVLSRRTKNNPVLIGEPGVGKTAVVEGLAQAIVHGDVPETIKDKQIYSLDMGSLVAGSRYRGDFEERLKKVLKEIRTRGDIILFIDEIHTLVGAGAAEGSIDAAQMLKPMLARGELQTIGATTNDEYRKYIEKDAALERRFQPVKVEEPSVDETVEILKGLRDRYEAHHRVIITDAAIQAAAELADRYISDRFLPDKAIDLVDEAGARLRIRRMTAPPELREIDEKIAEVRRNKEAAIDDQDFEKAASLRDEESKLNEERKAKEEAWKGGESDEIAEVGDQEIAEVLAMSTGIPVVRLTQTETAKLLKMEDELHKRVIGQDEAVKALAQSIRRTRSGLKDPNRPGGSFIFAGPTGVGKTELAKALAEFLFGDEDALIQLDMSEFSEKHTASRLFGAPPGYVGYDEGGQLTEKVRRKPFSVVLFDEVEKAHPDIFNSLLQILEEGRLTDSQGRKVDFKNTVIIMTTNLGTRDINKGVLTGFQTADNSTHDYGRMKSKVAEELKQHFRPEFLNRVDDTIVFPPLTKPEISRIVDLMIAKLAKRMEAQDMRLQLTDEARELLADVGFDPVLGARPLRRAIQREIEDALSERILFGELQPGQVVTVGVTGEGKDRAFTFNGE